A genomic stretch from Phycisphaerae bacterium includes:
- the pckA gene encoding phosphoenolpyruvate carboxykinase (ATP) — translation MIPSEFGLEHHGLAPARPAHWNNCVPQLVEMAVARQEGQLTSTGALAALTGKRTGRSPNDKFIVRDSSTEKTVDWGKVNKPVTPDAFDRLRKKTIEHLNHHELFITDALAGADPDYALPIRVVGTKAWHALFARQLFRRPTRQELPKAKPEYVILSAPDCHADPAIDGTHSEAYIAADFARKIILIAGTHYAGEIKKSIFTVMNYILPDRGVFPMHCSANVGKESDVALFFGLSGTGKTTLSADPRRRLIGDDEHGWSDRGVFNFEGGCYAKCIRLSEEREPQIYNALHFGAVLENVVVDLETRVVDFDSEKFTENTRAAYPVEFIENALLRGHAEHHPKAVIFLTCDAFGVLPPISRLTTAQAMYHFMSGYTAKLAGTEAGVGSEPQATFSTGFGQPFLPRSPMVYAKMLAEKITKHHSTCYLINTGWCGGPYGVGHRIDLAATRAMITAILTGKLTDAPTTQDPIFGLHIPKEVPGVSTELLTPRKTWSDGAAYDAKAKDLANLFVKNFARFPDATAEVKAAGPRT, via the coding sequence ATGATCCCCAGCGAATTCGGCCTCGAACATCACGGTCTCGCCCCCGCCCGGCCTGCCCACTGGAACAACTGCGTCCCCCAACTCGTCGAAATGGCCGTCGCCCGACAGGAAGGCCAGTTGACCAGCACGGGCGCCCTCGCCGCCCTCACCGGCAAACGCACCGGTCGCTCCCCCAACGACAAGTTCATCGTGAGGGACTCCTCCACCGAAAAGACCGTGGACTGGGGCAAGGTCAACAAGCCGGTGACCCCGGACGCCTTCGATAGGCTCCGTAAGAAGACGATCGAGCACCTCAACCACCACGAACTTTTCATCACCGACGCCCTGGCCGGTGCCGATCCCGATTACGCCCTGCCGATTCGCGTCGTGGGCACGAAGGCTTGGCACGCCCTCTTTGCCCGCCAGCTCTTCCGCCGCCCGACCCGGCAGGAGTTGCCCAAGGCCAAACCGGAATACGTTATCCTCTCCGCCCCCGATTGCCACGCCGATCCCGCCATTGACGGCACCCACAGCGAGGCCTACATCGCCGCCGACTTCGCCCGCAAGATCATCCTCATCGCCGGCACCCATTACGCCGGCGAGATCAAGAAATCCATCTTCACCGTGATGAACTACATCCTCCCCGACCGCGGCGTCTTCCCCATGCACTGCTCCGCGAACGTGGGCAAGGAGAGCGACGTCGCCCTGTTCTTCGGTCTCTCCGGCACGGGCAAGACGACGCTCAGCGCCGACCCGCGGCGGCGTCTGATCGGCGACGACGAGCACGGCTGGTCCGATCGCGGCGTCTTCAACTTCGAGGGCGGCTGTTACGCGAAGTGCATCCGCCTTTCCGAAGAGCGCGAGCCGCAGATCTATAACGCTCTCCACTTTGGGGCTGTCCTGGAAAACGTCGTCGTCGACCTCGAGACCCGCGTCGTCGACTTCGACAGCGAGAAATTCACCGAAAACACACGCGCCGCATACCCCGTCGAATTCATCGAAAACGCCCTGCTCCGCGGTCACGCCGAACACCACCCCAAGGCAGTCATCTTCCTGACCTGTGACGCATTCGGTGTCCTTCCCCCCATCTCGCGCCTCACGACGGCCCAGGCGATGTATCACTTCATGAGCGGATACACGGCGAAACTTGCCGGCACCGAAGCCGGCGTCGGCAGCGAGCCGCAGGCGACTTTCAGCACCGGCTTCGGCCAGCCCTTTCTCCCACGCAGCCCAATGGTCTACGCCAAGATGCTGGCGGAAAAAATCACCAAGCACCACTCGACCTGCTATCTCATCAACACCGGCTGGTGCGGCGGCCCCTACGGTGTCGGCCATCGGATCGACCTCGCCGCGACCCGTGCCATGATCACTGCGATCCTGACCGGGAAACTCACGGACGCGCCGACCACGCAGGACCCTATCTTCGGCCTGCACATCCCCAAAGAAGTACCCGGCGTCTCGACGGAACTGCTCACCCCGCGCAAAACCTGGTCGGACGGCGCCGCCTACGACGCCAAGGCCAAGGACCTCGCCAACCTCTTCGTGAAAAACTTCGCCCGCTTCCCCGACGCGACGGCGGAAGTGAAGGCAGCCGGTCCTCGAACGTAG
- the nadD gene encoding nicotinate-nucleotide adenylyltransferase: protein MSQRIGLYGGSFDPIHFGHLISARSIAEQLGLARIVLIPSARPPHKRGVVLSDARHRLAMVKLAVAGDPLFEVSDVELHRAGPSYTIDTVADFRTRLGPEVELIWIIGADSLPELPTWHRIAELVTQVRIVTATRPGWKPPALEALAAVVGAVRAQALFDDCVSTPAIDISSTQIRERAAKKRSIRYLTPDEVTSYISKNGLYASLR from the coding sequence ATGAGCCAGCGCATCGGTCTGTACGGCGGGAGTTTCGATCCCATTCATTTCGGGCATCTGATTTCCGCGCGAAGCATTGCGGAGCAGTTGGGGCTGGCGCGAATCGTGCTGATCCCATCGGCACGTCCCCCTCATAAGCGCGGCGTGGTGTTGAGCGATGCCCGGCACCGATTGGCGATGGTAAAACTGGCGGTCGCCGGTGATCCGCTCTTCGAGGTGTCGGATGTGGAGCTGCATCGCGCGGGCCCCAGTTATACGATCGACACGGTCGCGGATTTCCGGACTCGACTGGGCCCGGAAGTCGAGCTGATCTGGATCATCGGCGCGGATTCGCTGCCGGAGCTGCCGACGTGGCATCGAATCGCTGAGCTGGTGACACAAGTTCGTATCGTGACGGCGACGCGACCGGGGTGGAAGCCCCCGGCGCTCGAGGCGCTCGCGGCTGTGGTCGGGGCGGTCAGGGCCCAGGCGCTCTTCGACGATTGCGTTTCGACGCCGGCCATTGACATCAGTTCGACGCAGATTCGGGAACGTGCGGCGAAGAAAAGGAGCATCCGATACCTGACTCCCGACGAAGTAACGTCCTATATCTCGAAAAACGGACTCTACGCCTCTCTCCGATAA